Proteins from a single region of Symphalangus syndactylus isolate Jambi chromosome 12, NHGRI_mSymSyn1-v2.1_pri, whole genome shotgun sequence:
- the LOC134734269 gene encoding protein FAM231D-like, with protein sequence MGSSKGLWKERPSAHTSECFSTTACPVACILLVWNSQTPAGLQSLCTGRHPSLSARAQWAGPQASREEGTFWTECVGQERWLIRSGSSQNESQEDQGADLISHAGLKADNRRESSTWANEVEDRRPQCTSALNITPSHPHAPHLLTTFLRSVIGIKIPPGLVATGGTVA encoded by the coding sequence ATGGGGTCTTCAAAGGGACTGTGGAAAGAGAGGCCTTCAGCCCACACCTCTGAATGCTTTTCCACCACAGCATGCCCTGTGGCCTGTATCCTGCTGGTGTGGAACAGTCAGACCCCTGCAGGGCTGCAGAGCCTCTGTACTGGGCGGCATCCCAGCCTGAGTGCCAGAGCTCAGTGGGCAGGCCCCCAAGCAAGTAGAGAGGAGGGCACCTTTTGGACAGAATGTGTGGGACAAGAGCGATGGCTCATCCGTTCAGGTTCCTCACAAAATGAGAGTCAGGAAGATCAGGGCGCAGACCTGATTTCCCACGCAGGGCTGAAAGCAGACAACCGGAGGGAGAGCAGCACCTGGGCCAATGAGGTAGAAGACAGAAGACCACAGTGTACTTCTGCCCTCAAcatcaccccctcccacccacatGCTCCACACCTCCTAACCACCTTCCTCAGAAGTGTAATAGGAATCAAGATTCCCCCTGGCCTGGTTGCTACGGGAGGCACAGTGGCCTGA